Genomic DNA from Phaeobacter porticola:
CGACTTTGGCCTTTGTCGCGGCTTTGGGTTTTTCTTCTCCGGGTTTCTTCACTTTAAACTCATCGGGGATAGGCATCCGGTTGAACGCATCAAGACCCGCGATTTTGTAGGCTTCGGCCAGAGTGGGGTAGTTGAAGGTATTCTGTACGAAGTAGTCTACCGTCCCTTTTAAGTTCAGGACCGCCTGGGCGATGTGGATAAGTTCGGTCGCGCCTTCACCAACGATCTGCACCCCCAACACCCGGCGCGTTTTGAGCGAAAACAGCATCTTGAGCATACCGTGCTCCAGACCCATGATGTGCCCGCGGGAGGTTTCACGGAACCGGGCGATGCCGATTTCATAGGGTATGCCACGTTCCTGAAGTTCCTCTTCGGACATGCCGCAAGTGGACATCTCGGGCACCGAATAGATGCCATATGGGAACCAGGGGCTCTCTGGTAGGGTCGGGGTTTCCAGCGCATGACAGGCGGCGACCCGCCCTTGTTGCAGAGAGGTTGAGGCCAGCGAGGGGTGACCGATCACATCGCCGGTTGCATAGATATGCGGCACCGGGGTTTGATAGGATTTGCGATCTACGCTAAGGCGGCCGCGATGATCCGTTTCCAGTCCAACAGCGTCCAGGTTGAGGGCTTCGGTATTGCCCATGCGGCCCGCGGCGAACAGCAGCATGTCGCCCCGCACGTGACGTCCGTTCTCCAGGCTGACTTCGATGTGAGTGCCTTCGTCCTCAATCGAGATGATGGCCGAGCCAAGGCGCAGATCAACGCCGTTTTCACGGATCTGGTGGGTGAAATCCTGGATCAACGTACTGTCGATGAAATCAAGAAATGTGTCGCGGGGCTCGACCAATGTGACCCGCACATCCAGTGCCGAGAACATAGTGGCATATTCAACGCCAATAACCCCTGCACCGACCACAACGAGCGAGCGCGGGATTTCCTCCATCTCGAGGAACTCGTCACCATCGACTACGGTTTTGCCATTGAAGGGCACGTAGTCAGGGCGATAGGTACGTGTTCCGGTGGCGATCAGGAACTTCTCGCCGGTAACGCGGGTGGTATCGCCTGCCTCAGTTGCAACTTCGACCTCATTCGGGCCAACAAAGCGCGCAAGGCCCGGCAGAACCTCAACATGGTTGCGGTTGAACTGATGCTCCAGAACGTCGACCTCATGGTCGAGGGTCATGTGCAGGCGGGCCTTGAGATCTTCGGCCTGAATCTGGTCCTTCACCCGGTAGGCGCGCCCGTAAAAGCTGCGCTCACGCCACCCTGACAGGTTTAATACGGTTTCACGCAGAGTTTTGGAGGGCACCGTTCCGGTATGGACAGAAACCCCGCCGAGCCGATCCTTGCGGTCGATCACCAGCACGCGCCGGTTCAATTTTCCGGCCTGAATGGCAGCGGTCCGGCCAGAAGGGCCAGAACCGATAATGATTAGATCGTAGTCAAATTCTGTCATGGATCAGCCCCGGTAGAGCGCTTCTGCATGGAAGGATACGTGATCCTCCATGAAGGTGGAGACAAAGAAATAGCTGTGATCATAGCCCGGTTGCATCCGCAGTACCGCCTGCTGGCGGCGGGCTGCCGTCGCTTGCGCCAAGGCTTCGGGCTTCAATAGATCAAGGAATTGATCAGTGGTGCCGGTGTCCACCAAAATTGGCCCATCAAAGCCGCTGTCCTGCATCATTAGGGTGGCATCATGGCGTGCCCAGGTGGTTTCATCTTCGCCAAGATAGGCGGTCAGCTGTTTGCGGCCCCAGTCGCTGGCCGAGGGATTGCAGATCGGCGCAAAAGCCGACACCGAACGGAAGCGCCCGGGCAGGTTCATCGCCATGGTCAAAGCGCCGTGGCCGCCCATGGAGTGACCGGTGATCGACTG
This window encodes:
- the sthA gene encoding Si-specific NAD(P)(+) transhydrogenase, which produces MTEFDYDLIIIGSGPSGRTAAIQAGKLNRRVLVIDRKDRLGGVSVHTGTVPSKTLRETVLNLSGWRERSFYGRAYRVKDQIQAEDLKARLHMTLDHEVDVLEHQFNRNHVEVLPGLARFVGPNEVEVATEAGDTTRVTGEKFLIATGTRTYRPDYVPFNGKTVVDGDEFLEMEEIPRSLVVVGAGVIGVEYATMFSALDVRVTLVEPRDTFLDFIDSTLIQDFTHQIRENGVDLRLGSAIISIEDEGTHIEVSLENGRHVRGDMLLFAAGRMGNTEALNLDAVGLETDHRGRLSVDRKSYQTPVPHIYATGDVIGHPSLASTSLQQGRVAACHALETPTLPESPWFPYGIYSVPEMSTCGMSEEELQERGIPYEIGIARFRETSRGHIMGLEHGMLKMLFSLKTRRVLGVQIVGEGATELIHIAQAVLNLKGTVDYFVQNTFNYPTLAEAYKIAGLDAFNRMPIPDEFKVKKPGEEKPKAATKAKVAAKSTKAAE
- the fghA gene encoding S-formylglutathione hydrolase — encoded protein: METVSENTAFGGVQGVYRHASSSTNCDMTFGLFLPEEVADGPVPLLWYLSGLTCTHENAMTKAGAQAWCAEQGIAIVFPDTSPRGDGVADDDAYDLGQGAGFYVNATQGPWASHFQMWDYITEELPVLLGQNFAIDLDRQSITGHSMGGHGALTMAMNLPGRFRSVSAFAPICNPSASDWGRKQLTAYLGEDETTWARHDATLMMQDSGFDGPILVDTGTTDQFLDLLKPEALAQATAARRQQAVLRMQPGYDHSYFFVSTFMEDHVSFHAEALYRG